Genomic DNA from Haloplanus sp. HW8-1:
GGAGTCGCCTCCCAGCGACTCTCGGTTCGTGCAGGTATCAATCAGTTTCTGGATGGATACCTGGCCGAAGAGAACGTTCAGATCCGCGGCGATGCTATCGAGTTCCCTTCAGCCAGCGAGCGTGGGGTACCCAACAAGGACCCAGTCTTCGAATACCCGGAACTACAGAAGGAATTCACCGGATTCGCGTTGTCAGTCGATTCAGGCCAGATTTACGCGAGTGAATCGATCGGTATCGTCGGAGAGAACGCTCTCGGAAAGACGACGTTCGTGAAACTACTCGCAGGGGGTATTGAACCTGATAGCGGAGCTGTTCCGGGTACTCTTTCTGTCTCGTACAAACCACAGTACATAGCGCCGGATAGCCAGGCGACAGTGCGCGAACAGTTCGCAGCGGTTACTGACATCCACTCCCGGCGCTTCAAAACATGGATCCGAGACCCGTTCGATCTCGAGGTGCTGTACGACCGACATCTCGATTCCCTCTCCGGCGGCGAACTACAGCGAGTCGGTGTCGCACTGTGCCTCGCTCGCGATGCCGATCTGTATCTCATCGACGAACCGTCTGCGTTTTTGGACGTTGACCGGCGTGTGTCCCTCGCTGACCAGATTCATCAATTTAGCAAACGAATTGATCAACCGATTTTTGTTGTTGATCACGATCTCTTCGTAATTGATCGATTCGCCGATCGCTTAGTCGTGTTCGAAGGAACCCCAGGAGAACGTGGGCACGCGAAGGCACCACAATCGATACGAGATGGGATGAACACGTTTCTCTCGTCGCTTGAGATTACGTTCCGTCGCGATGAGCGCACGGGACGTCCCCGAGTCAACAAGCCTGGCAGCCAACTTGACCGAGAACAAAAAGCCAATGGAGAATACTACTATGATCGGCGTCGTTGATCAGGCCCACGCCGCCCCGTGCGAAGAGCATGTTCGGGTGGAACAGCAACGCGGCCCCCGGCCGGGTCTGGTCCCCGATCCGGCCTCGCCGAGGCCCGCGGCGCTGTGGGGTCGCGCGTCCGTCCGGTAGACCCCCACCCGCCGGAGCATCACCGTCGGTCCCGCGACGGCTTCGCCGTCGAAAGTGAGTATTTGTGATCGGTGCAGGCTACTCTGGAGCGTATTCTTCGTGAATCCGATCCATGCGCGCTGCCATTACGAAGTCGGTATTATGCAGTCCGTCGATTTTGTGCGTCCACATTTCGACTCGCACCTCGCCCCATTAAAGCGAGATATCTGGATGATGCCACTCTTGTTCAGCAAGTTCCCCGATCTCGTACGTGAACTCAAGTGCATCGCGGAAATCTTCGAACGGATACTCCGCCTCAAGATGATGGTCATTAACGACTTCCCAGACATCATCGTTGATTTCAGTTATGTACTCGGCGTACTCTGCCTCTGTGAGCGGTTCGTCCTCTGATGTACAGGCCTCACTTGCTTCGTCGGCAAGTGATGATACCATGCCCATATGTTCGACGGGCCCGATACTTGTGTGTTCGTTCTCCGGCCCCACTACGCTACAGAAGAGCGATCTCACCAGATATCTCAGAGCGTTCCAACCCTGCTGAGAACTCTACCGGAGTCCGGATGAAAAACACTCGAACACGCTGTCGGAGCCACTCTCTGAATCAACAATGTGCTCGAGAAGAGCGTTCGTCAAATCCGGGGTTAATCCCGATGTTTTAGATTGATGGGGCACAGTCAACGAGCGATCGAAGTCAGGGACTCTTTTCCCCGGGTCCGAACGTTCGGAATGTAGGCGGGTTGGGAAGCATTAACCGACAACCGATGATAGAGTAGCGCTAATCGACCTCCTCCTCGAAAACTGGACGAACTCACGTATTCCGTCTGCGACCTCCTCCCCCGAGTCGGCACGTGCCGAGTCGTGGGCCGGGACATCGATGGTGCCATCACGCATTCAAACTGGAACGTCACCCGGTACACGGGCGTATCATCGGGCTGATGGTGAACTCGGGTCTGCGCGGTACCGCTGTCGTGGGGGTAGATCTCGGTACGGCCACCTTCGCCGTATTCCCACTATCCACATTGAACGGTCTTATTTGAGCCGTTCTTGAAGAACAGTCGGGCAAGCCGTGGTCACGCCCTGAATGGAGAGGATCTGATCGCTAACGATTTCATTCAGCTCGGTACTTCCTGTCGCCTCGAGTTCGGCCATCAACATGTGGTCCCCGGTCGCGGTATATAACGCAGTCAGCGAGTCGAGATCACTGAGTTTACTTGTTGCCTCAACGTACTGGTCGCTCTCGACGTCAATTCCCACCATCGCAATGCTCTGGTGGTTGACTTTCTTTGGATCGATTTCGACAGTGTACCCGACGATAGCGCCTTCCTCCTCGAGTTTCTGGATATACTTCCGAGCGGTAGGTCGCGCGACGCCAGCTTGGTCGGCGATCTCTCCGAGGGAAGCTTTCGGATCCTCTTTGAGAATAGAGAGCAGACGATGCTCAAGCTCCTCAGCGTCCATTGTGTCTACTGTTATATGAAGCGGTGATCATCGTGCTGGCAGTCGTGTTCAGGTGCGGAAAGATTCGCCACAGCCACACTCCGAGACGACGTTGGGATTTTCAACATCAAAGCCTGCGCCTTGGAGACCCGTCTCATACTCAACAACACTCCCCCCAATATATTGGATACTCGCGGGATCAACGAACACTCGCAGGCCGTGGTGCTCGTAGATCATATCATCTTCGTCGGGACTCGTATCGAACCGCATCCCATATGATAGACCCGCGCATCCTCCTTGCTGGACGAACAGCCGGAGTCCTGCCGTGTCAGTGTCCAAGCTTTCTTCCTCTAAGAGAGCGAGAGCCTTATTCGAGGCAGCTTCTGAAACTTCGATTTCAGGTTGTTCACTCTCCTCGGCCGTCGTACTCATACGTTGAGTTGATTGGGCCAGGGTGTTAACCATGGCGCTCAAAACTGTGACGTAGAGTTAAGGCTCGAAATTGTCGAGAGACAGCTATACGCGTGGGCTCAGAGCGGTAGATTCCGCTGAAGACTGCCATCGCCGGACATCGTGAAGTACTCCCGCGCACGGGGCGCGGGGCGTCCGTGTTTAGTCCTGCATTGCTGACGCAACGGACTTTAATTCCTCTCGCGCTCTCATCGCTGGTCGCGCCGACATACCGTCGTCGGTAACACCCGAACCCGATATGGGTCCGTGAGAGTCGGCCGCTCCACCACGGCCCGATGCCGCCCGTCTCACCTTCCGAACGCGCGGAAGGGTTTCGAGAGACGGCACATTTCCAGTTTCTCGTTCCAACCAGTTCTGCACCACGCACACCGCCGCCTTCCTATCAGCGTGGTCTTGGAACCCACACTGCTGGCATTTGAATCGCTTGTTCTGGCGATTCGCCCGTTCCGTGTGCTGGCACTCCGTTCGCGGGCATCGCTGACTCGTGTACTCAGGATCAACCTCATCCGACGGAATCCCCTCCCACGCAGCCTTGTACGACACCATGTCTTGGAGTGTAGCGAACGGCAGCGAGTGGAGGCGACGGTTCATTCGCGTACCGTAGTCGATGGAGTCTCGCATGTCTTTGAGGTCTTCAAAAACGATCACTGGGTCGGTGAATTGCGAGACCCATTCGACTACTCTCCGTGAGACTTTGTGCAGGCAGTCATGCACGTAGTCGCGTTCCTCAGTCTGAACGACCGTCTCAAACGCGGTCTGGTTGGCTTTCTGCATCCGCTTGCGCTTGGTGAAAAACTCGTGACGCTGTTCTTTCACCGACGGGTACTCGAACACCACGGAGTCTTTCATCGAACCACTCCGACTCATCGCAGCGAGTGCGATGCAGTCCTCGTTCACATCCACACCGACGATCGTGTCTGCATCGTGCTTGCTGGCGACTCGATGCGTCTCGTGTGTAACTGTGAGGTGGAGTCGCCACTCATCGTGCTTGTGGACGACTTCAGCCGTTCCAACCCGCCACTCCTCATCGGTGAACGCAGTTCTGAGGCGGTCGAAGTGGTCGGGACTGCCACGAAGTTCGCCTTTGACGTGCGTGCCTCTCGTGGCAGTGATACGGAATCGAACCGTCCCGTGGTCTTCGGGGAACAGACGGTAGCCTTCGCCGTGGTTCATCACCATCGGGTACACCCCGTCGATGTATGGGTATGGACGGCCCCAGTCGTCGTCTTTGTTGTCGTGGTGGGTCTCGATTTCACCGAGTGCCTTGTCAACGATGAGTTGGCTAGTGTTGTTGACGTGATCGGCGTTGTCAACGACGGCCGGTTTGATGTCATCCCAGTTCCAGCCCTGTCGGTCGAGGCGGTTGGTTTCGTTGCGGATGCGGCGGGCCTCAAGACAGCCCGTTTGCAGGTCGTCGCCACTCCCCGTGTGGATGTCTAAGCGGAACGACAAGATTTGGGTGAGTGTGGACGACTGCACTAGGTTTAGATATGGTTATTCACTTGTTAAAAGTTCGCGTTGTGACGCGCTTCACCCCCGACCACGGTGGGTCGGGGTACTCGCGCTGCTATTCTTTATAGAAACCGATCGTCGGACCGAGTTGACCGGATCATGGGCCGTGAGGCGACAAGCCACCCTATTTCAATGTGATATCCGGCACATCGAATCGGGGGACGAACGCAGACACAGAGGATGCCTTGTAATAGTCGTCTTCAGAATCTCATGACGATGTGGACGAATTCTTGAGCGCGTGTTGCCCAATATCTCGTAGTGTGTTCGACTCCTGTGTCTCGCCGAACCGTCTTTCGACGGATCGCCCAACGACAATACGGTGAGTGGCCGGCGTATAATTCGACACCCCTGTACGATCGAACGTCACTCGCCGGACTGGAATCCGATATCCGGACAGTCTCAGAGACGTGGTTCGAACATGAAAGTCACGACTCCGTCGAGGGGTTCGTCTGTGCACTCCCCTTGGCCTACTTCCGGTTCAGCGCCCACGACCGGTATGCGGGGCCGACCCGCTACCAGATGGACACCCTCTTTCGGGTGTTCGTACTGAAAGAACTCCACAGCTGGGAGCACGAAACAGCACTCGTCGACTACCTAAAGAACCGTCCTGAACTCTGTGAGCAACTGGGTTTCGAGACGATCCCGGACCAGTCGACACTGTGGCGAAGCTGGCACGAGCGGTTCATCCCTGACCTCCGAGAGACAGTGGAGACAGCCGCTCGAACGATCCTCATCAAAGCCCAGAATGCAGGTGTCGGGGTTCCGCGTGAACCGACACGAAAGCTCCGATACCACGGGGACGAGTCTGGTGAGTCAGACCCGGACGATCAAACTACGTTGGAGCAGGCAGAGAAAGTCACCGACCACGTCAGTCGCGTCGTTTTCCGGCGTTTTCGCTGGATCGAGGTGAGGGCTGTGAGATCCACGAGAACGCGTACTGGGACCTGCAGACGTATCTCGGACTTCGTGAGCGGCTGGCTGCGAACGAAGGTGCTCGTAGCTTCACCTACGAGTCAACTCGAGAGCGGACGCCGTTAGGTCACGCCCATCGCGAGCAGATTCGTAATCTCTCGGTATCAGAGACTCGCGAGATGTACCGACAGGCCGTCAACACGCTCCTGAGCGAAGTCGAGGAGACAGAGGAGTTCTTCCGAGCCGGAATCATCGCCATCGATATCACCGAGGCCAACCCCTTCACCGGTGATAGAACGGGCCACGAAGACGAAATCATCGGGACGAAGGAGAAGACCGACGAGTACGCCTACCAATGGGCGACAGTCCAGTTGGTCGGCAACGCTATCCCACTCGTGCTTGATGCCCGCCCGGTACGGAAAGGCGAGTCACGTAAGGAGATCGTCGGGGATTTGCTGGATTCGGCTGAAGAGCTCGTCCACGTCGATAACGTGCTGATGGACCGGGAGTTCGATAGTCAGCACGTCCTGGAGATGCTTAGCCAGCGTGGCTTGTCGTATGTCGTGCCGAAGCGGATGCAGACCAGCGAGAAAGCCCAAGCCAAGCGATTACTCCAGCGGGACCAAGACCGGTATGAAACCGACCGGAAGCTCCATCTGGGCAAGAACGAGTGGCACGAAACGACGCTGGTCTACCGCCGGAATGAAGACTCCGAGCACGACGATCACCGGCAGTACTCGGTGTTCATGACGAATTGCGGGAGTGGGCACCTCACGGAGTATGGCTATCGCTGGGAGATCGAGAGTGGGTACAGGTCGATCAAACGGTTCATGGCAGCGACGACGTCGAAGGATTTCGGGCTTCGATTCTTCTACTTCGCGTTTGCGTGTCTGCTGTACTCTATCTGGCGAGCGGTCGATCTGCTCGTGCAGGTTGAGTTGACCGGCGAGTATGAGCACTCACCGCTGATTACAGCGGACAACACGCTGACGCTGTTGAAGAAGGAAACTGGGATCGGGTAGAGAGACACTCAGTCATGGTTAGCGCGCCGTCTGAGTGGCTACGCTGCTGGAAGTCTCAAAAATTTGCCCATATAGTTGGGTGTGTGACAAGAATGCCGCTTCGAGAGCCATCTGAGGTAGTTTCCACAGATCGAACCGGTCAAATTCACGCATCACAGACCCGCTAACACCGATGTAGTCTCAACTTCCATGACTCCGTGTTCCCTCGACGACCGCCCGGGTGACGGACCGGCGGTGTTCGTCGAGTTCCCTTCGAGTCCGCTCACCCGGGGGCGACGACACCGAGTCAGTCGCGGGCGACCCGGAATCCTTAGAAGGAGACGGCCCACAGTTGAGGTATGCGACTGTTCCGGTCGAGCGAACTCCTGGGGATCGCCCGGGAGACACTGGAGTTCGTCCTCGAAGCCTGCGAGGAAACCCACCCGGACGAGTACATGGGGTTTCTCCGCGCCGACGACGCCCGCAAACTCGGGATGGACCGTTCGGGACAGGTGATCACGGACGTCCTCGTCATCCCCGGAACGGTTTCGAACCCGGTGAGTGCGACGGTGAAAACGAACATGAAGCCGAACGACGTCTCGTCGGTCGGTTCGGTGCACTCCCACCCGAATGGCGTCCTCAACCCGAGTTCGGCGGACCTGCGAACGTTCGGACAGGGCAAGGTCCACATCATCGCCGGGGCGCCGTACGGCCGGAGCGACTGGCGTGCCTTCGACAACCGGGGCGAATCGACGACGCTCGACGTCATCGACGTCGACCTACCGGAGGAACGGTTCTTCGATTTCACGCAGGCCGACATCGACGCCGAACTGGTGGCGGAGGGGCGGCGACGTGGTGTCGTCACCCCCGATGACTCGACGGACAGCGACCACGGAACCGAGGAGGACGACGGTGGCGGACTCCTCTCGTGGCTCCGGTGAGGGGGCGACGCCAGACTCCCGTCAGCGTCGGTCCCCGGTGAGTCCGTCGGACGACGAGTCGTCGCCCCCCTCGTCGTCCGCGTCGGCGCGTGCCGTCGTGCGAGCGGCCTGCACCGTCTCGCGGGCCGTCTCCTCCAGTTGCTCCGAGGCGTCGGCGGCGTACGCCTCCAGTTCGTCGATGCCGACGACGGTGTCGGCCGCCTCCAGTCGTCGGTTGAAGCGTTCGAGCATCCCCTCGGTGAACTCCTCCTCGGAGCGCCGACCGGTGGCGACGCCGCTCGTGACGATGGACTGGATCCCCTCCTCGACGGTCAGATCCACGTCGTAGACGTGTTCCGTGGAGACGTGGAGGACGTACCCACCCATCACCGGGTTTGGGGCGAGCGGGAGAAACAGCGTCACCATCTCGCCGTCGTGGTCGGTCGCCTCCTGGACCACGTCGGGCGTGTCCGCGGTCAGGAACCCGAAGGCGTAGGAGCCCTTATCGGGGAACTCGACCAGTTTCACCTCCTGAAAGCTGTCGGTATCGCTGTCGAGGAGGAGGCCGCTCATCTCGTCGATGCTCTGGTACAGGGAGCCGACACCGGGGATGCGGGCGATGAGCGTATCGAAGAGGGCGCCGAACCCGGAACGGCCGGGACGGCGTTCGGTCCAGACGCCGATACAGAAGATGATTCCCAGAAGGGTCACGACCGCGAGGAGTTTGAGGGTCACCTCGGAGGCGGGCTGAATCCCCGTGAGCCGGGTGAGCATCCCGACGACCGGATCGAGTTGCTTGGAGACGAAGTTGACGACCACGCCGAGGACGACGAGCGTGACGATCAGCGGGAGAGTCACCGCGGCACCGGTGACGAAGGCCTGTCGGGCGAACTCCCGGACGCCGTCGTACTCGTCGAAGGCGTCGGTGCCGATGGGACGGTCCATGAGACCACATCGCTCGGCCGACCCAAAACGTTCCGGGGTCCGGGGCCACAGTCCCTAAGTGGCTCAGGGAGCAACCGGCGTCCATGGACGAAGTACTCGACGTCGTCGACGTCGTCGCCGACTCGGGGTTCGAGGGCGTCCTCACGTGGCTCCTCCGGCTCGTCGGGCTGCTCGCGGTGCTCGCGGGGGTCGGCCTGTGGCTACTCACCGACATGGGGCTGCTGGTCGTGCCCGCGCTCCTGATGGTCGTGGGGCTGGTCTTGCTCGTCGCACCGACCGTCCTGCTCGCCTTCGCCGAACTATCGTAGCCCACGTCGGTCAGCACTCCTCCGCCCGCATGGCCGCCTGCGATCGGTGTGCCGACAGTTACACACCGACGATAGCCTGACGACGACGTGGCGACAGGCTTTATCCGCTCCGTGTCGGAGGCTCACGCATGACTGGACAGACGCTCCGTCCGTTCCTGTCGCGGGCGGCGACGCTGTATCCGGATCGGGAGGTCGTCTCGCGGACGGCCGACGGGACGACTCGATACACGTACGCGGCGTACGCCGACCGCGTGAGCCGACTGGCGGCCGCCCTGCGGGCGGCGGGGATCGAACGGGGCGACCGCGTCGCGACGCTGTGCTGGAACCACGACCGGCATTTCGAGGCGTACTTCGCGGTCCCCGACCTCGGCGCCCAACTCCACACGATCAACCCGCTGCTTCCCGCCGAGGACGTGCGAACGATCGTCGAACGGGCCGGCGACCGCCTCCTGTTCGTCGATCCGTCGCTGACCGACGCGCTGACTGCGGCCTACGACCCCGACGCGTTCGAGAGCGTCGAGCAAGTGGTCGTCGTCGGCTCGGAGACCCCCGACCTCCCCGCCGAGTCGGTCACGAGTTTCGAGGCGTTCGTCGCGGGACACGACGCGACGTTCGATCCGCCGACGCTCGACGGCGACGACCTCGCTGGCCTGTGTTACTCCTCGGGGACGACCGGCGACCCGAAGGGCGTCGAGTACACCCAGCGGATGCTCTGGAGTCACACGATGGCGATCATGACGCCGATGGGGCTAGATATCGCCGACCACGACGTCGTGATGCCCGTCGTCCCGATGTTCCATATCAACGCCTGGGGGCTTCCCTACGCGGCGACGGCGGCGGGGGCGAAACACGTCTACCCCGGTCCCTCGCCGGATCCCGCGGACCTCGTGGGGCTGATCGAACGCGAGGGCGTCACGGTCACAGCGGGCGTCCCGACGGTGTGGCTGGGCGTCCTCGACTACCTGCAGGACCACGAGGCCGACCTCTCGACGCTCGATCGGATCGTCATCGGCGGCGCGGCGCCACCGGAACGGCTGATCCGTGCGTTCGACGACCGGGGCGTCGAGGTGGTTCACGGGTGGGGGATGACCGAGACGGCGCCCGTCGGCGCCGTCTCCCACCTCAAACCGGAGCTTCGGGACGCGGACTACGAGACGCAGTTGACCAAGCGTACGAAGCAGGGACTGGTCCTGCCCGGTCTGGAGTTCGACGTGGTCGACGACGCGGGTGAGTCGGTGCCCCACGACGGCGAGTCGATGGGTGAACTCCGGATTCGAGGCCCGTGGGTCGCCGAGGCGTATCTCGACGCAGACCCCGAGGACGTCTTCGCGGACGGCTGGCTCCGTACCGGCGACGTGGTCACCGTCGATGCCGACGGCTACGTCGAACTCGTCGACCGTGCCGCCGACGTGATCAAGTCCGGCGGTGAGTGGATCTCCTCGCAGGCGCTGGAGAACGCCATCATGGGCCACGAGGCGGTGACCGAGGCGGCCGTGGTGGGCGTCCCCCACGAGCGGTGGGGGGAACGCCCGGTCGCCTACGTCGTCGCCGACGCCGCCGATCACGACGCCTTGATCGATACGGTCTCGGACCGACTGCGCGAATCGTACCCCGACTGGTGGGTGCCCGATAGCTTCGAGTTCGTCGAGTCGATCCCCAAGACTGCGACGGGGAAGTTCGCGAAGACCGACCTCCGGGCCCGCCGGGAGGAACCTCTCGACGGACCGGTGGGGGCCGAACCACCGGCTGACGGGGAGACCTAGCCGGCGAGCAGGAGGCCGGCGCCGAGCAAGAGGCCGATGGCGCCGACCAGCAGGCCGGCAAGTGACGTCTTCGAGAGGCGGAGCAATATCCGAGTCGGCGAGCCATCGCCGACGACGAGGGGGTCGATTCGGCCGTCGTCGACCCGGCCGACCACCGTCACCGTATCGCCCGGCGACACCCACCGTTCGTCGTAGCGACGCGTGCCGAGCGAGAGGGCGCGAGCCACGGGAGCCAGAATCGGCGACGGCGACCGGTACCACGTCGTTCGGGAGAGCCCGTCGGCCTCGCGTTCGTATCGCGCGATCCGATCCGGCGGCGACTCCGACGGGGCGACCGTGGCGACGACCGTCGAATCGAGCGCGACCGTCCGGAGCGGCGCGTCCACAAGGACCGTCGCGTCGGGCGTCCGCACCGCGAACGGCCGGCTCCGGGCAGGGTCGTGGACCGTCACGTACGTCGGCAGGAGGAAGGAGCCGAACCGCCGCTCTTCGACCGAGGGGCGGAGGGCGACACAGTCGACGCCGCTGAACGGCGCCTCGAGTGTGTCACCGGCGGCCTCGACGGTACCCGAGAGACGAACGAGCGTCCCCTCGGCGACGCCGTCGACGCTCGACACCGGGTCGGCGCGAACGAGCGCGGTCGACCGCCACACGTAGCGCAGACTGACGAGAGTGACCAAGAGGCCGAGAGCGAGCATGACGACTCCGAACAGTGTGGGAAGGGGAAGAGACATGGATCGAAGCGGGAAGCCGGCCGGTGGCTCAGGACCGCCGCGGACCCTCGGGTGCGAGGGCGTCGTCGTAGATGGTGACGTAGAGGTCGGTGATCTCCTCCCGGGTGGGCTTTCGGGGGTTGTTGTCGGGCGACCCCGAGTCGATGGCATCCTGGGTCATCTCGTCGATCACGTCGAGGTAGTCTTCGCGGGACGGGACCTCGCCGAACTCGTCGAGATAGCCGGTGAGATCCAGATCGGCACACAGCCGGAGTACCCCGTCGGCGGCGGCGTCGGCCGCCTCGCGGGTCGGGGTGTGCGTGTCGGCGACCCCGAGGATACGCGCGATTTCGGCGTACTTCTCGGGGGCAGCCATCGCCGAGAAGTCGACGACGTACGGGAGGATGAGGCCGTTCGCGAGGCCGTGGGAGATATGCAGTTGGGCGCCGAGCGGTCGGGCGAGGCCGTGGACGAGCGCCACGGAGGCGTTGGTGAAGGCCTGTCCCGCCTGGAGCTGGCCGACCATCACGTCGGCGCGGGCGTCGAGATTGTCGCCGTTGGCCCACGCGATCGGGAGGGACCGCGCGATGCGCTCCATGGCTTCCTCGGCGTACCCGTCGGGGACACTGTAGGATTTCACCGAGACGTACGCCTCGATGGCGTGGGTCAGGGCGTCGATGCCCGTGAAAGCCGTGTGGCTCTTGGGGAGCGACCGGGTGAGGACGGGATCCTCGATGGCCACGTCCGGGACGACGTTCGCGGAGACGATGAGGAACTTCGTCGACGTGGACTCGTCGCTGACGACGACCGATCGGGTCGCCTCGCTTCCCGTGCCCGCGGTGGTGTTGACGGCGATCAGCGGCGGGGTTGGGTTGGGAACACCCTCGTAACCGGCCCGATCGACGCCGAAATCGCGGATCGACCCCTCGTTGGCCGCGAGGATACCGACCCCTTTGCCCGTGTCGATGGAGGATCCACCCCCGAGTGTGACGATCAGATCGCAGCCCTCGCGATCGTAGAGCGCGTGTGCGCTCTCGATGTTCTCGACGGTCGGATCCGGACGCACGTCCGTGTACACGACCGGGTCGACGCCGGCTGCCTCCAGTCCCGCGAGGACGGCCTCGCCGTGGAAGTCGAAGATTTGTTCGGTGGCGACGACGAGCGCCGTCTCCCCGTAACGGGCGGCGTGGCCGCCGAGAGAGTCGATCGCGCCGGCACCGAGTTCGATCCGGCCTGGCGAGACGACCGTCCGCGTCTCGCTCGCGAGTACGGTATCGTGCATGACACACCGATGATCGTTCCTGTCAATATTATACCCCGGGGTCGCGTCGGGCGTTGGTCCCTCTCGCGACGACCGAGGGTCACTCTCGTGCCGTATGCGAAAATGAACGTAAATCTATCGTAGTTATAGATGGTACGACAACGTATGTTTTTGAACCACGCGGCGTACCGCCTCCGATAGGGGGTCGATCGGCGGTGGAACCGCGAGGAGGCCACCCTCGGCGAGGCACATCACGGCCGACGTGTTCGGGGATCCAAAGCGGGTCACGGCTACCGATCCGATCGTACGATCGGCCGTCGTGAACAGTCGGCCGGCCGTCGATGGGCGTACCGTTCGAGGACGAAGACTGCCTTCGAATTCGGTAGTTCCGTCGCTCGCCTCTAAACCCCCCATCCGGGAACGATCCGTGGCGTCCCGGCGGCGACCGACGGCCGGATCCCACGGCAGACGTCTCCCCGGTATGTTCCGCCCCGACGTCGGGTGTCCTCCTCGAGGAGTCGGTCGACGCTGTCACACCTAGTGGTGCCGACGCCGTGAACCGCTCGCGGCTGTTCCGTTGCCGGTCGTGATCGCCGACGGACCGGCATGATACATACGCGGCGAATATAATATCTAATACTGATATGTCGGCGTATCAGTCCCGACCGCTCGACGCAGCGACTGCCGCGACACGGGCATCGAGCCTCGTCGTCCGAGCCTCACGGCGTCACGCCGTGTCCCGGGCCGTCGATCTCGGGTGTGTGGGGGCGTCGACGACGTCCGCTGCGAGGAGGCGGTTGCCGTCCAGGTCGACGTAATCGAAGTTTCCGAGGCCGACGGCGCCGCGGACGGGGTCGATCGCCGCGGCTTGCCTCTCACCGGTGACCGGCGGGAGCGGCGAGCCCTCGCCGTGGCCGGTGACTCACGCTTCGATCCCGACG
This window encodes:
- a CDS encoding iron-containing alcohol dehydrogenase, with product MHDTVLASETRTVVSPGRIELGAGAIDSLGGHAARYGETALVVATEQIFDFHGEAVLAGLEAAGVDPVVYTDVRPDPTVENIESAHALYDREGCDLIVTLGGGSSIDTGKGVGILAANEGSIRDFGVDRAGYEGVPNPTPPLIAVNTTAGTGSEATRSVVVSDESTSTKFLIVSANVVPDVAIEDPVLTRSLPKSHTAFTGIDALTHAIEAYVSVKSYSVPDGYAEEAMERIARSLPIAWANGDNLDARADVMVGQLQAGQAFTNASVALVHGLARPLGAQLHISHGLANGLILPYVVDFSAMAAPEKYAEIARILGVADTHTPTREAADAAADGVLRLCADLDLTGYLDEFGEVPSREDYLDVIDEMTQDAIDSGSPDNNPRKPTREEITDLYVTIYDDALAPEGPRRS